GTCGGCGGCCGCTCCGTGCTGTGCGAAGCTCTCCAGCAGCCCCCGGAGCACCAGCGGGTCGGGCCGCGTGACGTCGAAGGCGAGGTGCGCCTCGTGGTCGGAGCCGCGTTCGTCGGCGGCGATCCCGGACAGTCCGGAGCCCGGCGGCACGGTCAGCGCGAACACCTCGACCGCCCGGTGCTCTCCGGCGGGACCGCGGACCTCGGGACGGAGAATCCTTACGTCAAGATCGGCGGCAGGGCGACCGCAGCGTGCGGCGAGGCGTTCGCGGACGACGACGCTGGGCTGTGGCCGCGCGTCCGCCGGAAGCCCGCACGCCGCCAGCTCGGTCCGCAGCGTCTGCTCGTCCGGCGGGAAGACGAGCAGGGCGGCGTGCGCGAAGCTGCACCGGTCGGTGAGCGCCCGGAGTTCGGGGCCGTCGAGGCCGGGCAGCACGCGCGAGAGCAGGACGGAGGTGTCCTGCTCACGCACGAAGCCGGCCGTCGCGCTCAGTCGCCCGGCGTCGTCGACGACGACGTTCGCCGTCGTCGTGGCCATAGGCATGGGCATGGGCATGGGCATGGTGAAGGGATGTTCGGAGTGCATTCCCTGTCCGTGGGTGAAGGAGGGGTGAGGGCCGGTCAGATGCCGACGTAGTTCTCGGCGAACCAGTCCTGCTGGGTGCGCGAGGTGCGCAGCGAGGCGATACGGGAGTGGCGCAGACGGTCCCGGAAGAGGGAGGCGCCCTCGGCATCCGAGGCGCCGTGCAGAAGGCGGATCATCCAGTGCGAGAACTCCTGCGCACGCCAGATGTGGGTCAGGCACCGCTCGGAGTAGCGGGCGAGCGGCTCGGTGTCGCCGTGGACCAGGGCGTCGATCAGCGCCTGGCCCAGGATCTCGGCCTCCAGCACCGCGAGGTTCGCGCCCTTCGCGGCGGACGGGCTGATGAGGGCGGCGGCGTCGCCCACCAGGAACAACGAGCCGTGACGCAGCGGTTCGAGTACGTCCGACTCGAGGTCGACCACGGCGCGCTGGACGAGAGGGCCGCGCAGCAAGGGTCCGTACTCGGCCGCGCGCATGCGCAGGTCGAGTTCGTCCCAGAGTCGGTCCTCGCTCCAGGTGTCGGGCCGGGTCCCGCGTCGGCACTGCAGGTAGTAGCGGGTGATCTCGGCGGACCGGGCCATGTGCCCGGCGAACCCGCCCGGGTGGATCGCATAGCCCACGGCGTCGATGCTCGGCGGCGCCTCGGCGAGCAGTCCCAGCCAGGACACGCCGTGGTCGCGGTGGTGGTGGCGCACCGCGCCGGGCGGCAGCGAGCGCCGTCCCGCCCCGTGGCGGCCGTCGCAGGCGGCGACGTACCGTGCCCGCCATCGCGCGGGGCGCCCGTCCACGTCCCGTACGGTCACCGAGGGCGTCGGGCCGTCCGCGTCGGAGACGGCGACCGCCTCCGTGTCGAAACGGATCCGCCCCCCGGCGTCGAGGAACTGCGCGAGCAGGTCGGTGACCAGCTCGTGCTGGGGATAGACGGTGTGCGGCTCGCCCCGGCCGAGCTGTCGGTAGTCGAGGCGGAATCGGCCGTCCTCGGTGCGGAACTCGCAGACGCCGTGCTCCTGCCCCCGGCGGCGTAACCCCCCGTCGAGACCGTTGCGTTCCAGGATCCGCGCGGTGTTCGGGGCGAGGAACCCCGCCCGCGGCCGGTTCTGGATGTGGTCGCGACCGGCGCGTTCCAGAACGACGCAGTCGACACCGTCGCGGAGAAGAAGGTTCCCCAGCACAAGACCGGCCGGACCGGCCCCGAGGATGACCACATCGGCCAACTCGTGGGCAACTCGGGCATACTGACTTTCTGTCACGGAAGTGGATCATAGGCATCGATGAGCATGCGGACGGACCAAGATCACCCGAATGCACCTGTAGCCGAGAAAAGGGTTCTTCTCGCGAGGGAACGAACGGGGGCGCGTCCAGGGAGACCCCGACGGATCACCTGTTCAGGGACTGTCCCCAGGTGCCGTCGACTGGCTTCATGGGAAGGACTGTCCGTGGTGCGGCTCTCATGACGAGGTGATCAGTGGTGACAACCGACCGATACGGCCACGCCGTGCACAACGGCACCTCGGAGGCGGCCGCTCACCTGGACCGTGCGGTGGAGTCCCTGCTCTTCTTCCGCCCCGAAGTGGCCGACGCGGTCGAGGATCTTCTGAAGGTCGCCCCCGCCTCGCCCCTGGCGCAGGCGTTCGCGGTCTATCTGGGGGTGCTGGGCACGGAGCCGGGCGACGCCGCCGCGGCGCGCCGGCGCTTCGACGCGTTCGCCGCGGACGTGGACCCGACCGGTCTGCCCATGCGGGAGCTCCTGCACATGGCCGCCGCCGAGGCCCTGCTCGCGGGCGATCTGCGGCGAGGGAGCGCGCTCCTGGAGGAGGTCGTCGTGGCGCATCCGCGCGACGCTCTCGCACTCTTCGTCGGGCACCAGCTCGACTTCCTCACCGGTGACGCCCTGCGACTGCGGGACAGGATCGGCGGTGTGCTGTCCGCCTGGGAGGCCGACGACCCGCACCGGGGACCGCTCCTGGGCATGTACGCCTTCGGTCTGGAGGAGTCCGGGCACTACGTCCACGCCCGGGAGACCGGCTCGGCCGCGATCGAGCAGAACCCGCACGACGTCTGGGCGATCCACGCCGTCGTGCACACCTACGAGATGCAGGGCCGGTTCACCGAGGGCATCGCCTTCCTCGACGCCCGCACGGAGCACTGGTCGAGCGGCAACTTCCTCACGGTGCACAACTGGTGGCACTACGCGCTCTACGCCCTGGAGGCGGGCGCCACCGACACCGCGCTGGGCATCTACGACGCGGCCCTGCACAACGAGGAGTCCAGGGGCCTCGCCATGGAACTCCTCGACGCGGCGGCCATGCTGTGGCGGTTCCACCTGGCGGGGATCGACCAGTCCGCCCGCTGGGAGGCGCTCGCCGACGCGTGGTCCGGGCGGGCCGATCCGCCGCACTACGTCTTCAACGACGTGCACGCCGTGATGTCCTACGTCGGAGCCGGACGGGTCGCGGAGGCGGAGCGGCTGATCGCCGACCGCCGGCGGTGGCTGGTGGAGGCCGGGACGACGGCGGTCACGAACCACGCGATGACGGCGCACGTCGGCCTGCCCGTCTGCGAGGCGCTCGTCGCGTACGGCCGCGGCGATCACGCCGCCGTGGTGGAACTGCTTTGGCCGGTGCGCCGGCGCCTGCACGAGTTCGGGGGCAGCCACGCCCAGCGCGACGCGGTGCAGAAGACCCTTCTCGAATCCTCGCTGAAGTCCGGGCGGCACGACATGGCCCGCACGCTCATCAGCGAGCGGACCGCGCTGCGCCCGGACAGCCCGTACAACTGGCTGAGCCGGGCCCGCCTGGCGGACTCACTGGGCGACGCCGCACAGGCCGCCGTCGCCCGCGACCGGGCGAGCACGCTGGGCAGGACCGGCGACCTGACCTCCGTCCGCGTCTGAGTCGCTCACTTCCTCGGGCCGTAGGTGTTCAGGAAGAGCACCGGACCCTCCAGGTCGGCGGTCAGCGCCGCCGCGAACGCCTTCGCGGAGTACACGGGATCCAGCCGCAGGCCGGCGGCCTCGGCCGTGTCCGCCGCGTCGGCGGCCTGGGCCGTCGGGTGGCCGTAGCCGCCGCCCAGGTAGTCACGGGTCGCCGTGAGCCGTAGCTGCGGGGTGTCGAACGCCGCGCCGCGCTTGCGCAGGACGGCGGCCGCCCGGTCGGCGAGCCGGGTCAGGTCGCGCGTGGCGAGCGGCAGCGTGTCGTTGACCACCACCCCGATCACCCGCGCGCGCAACCCGGCCAGCGCGCAGCCCAGGGCGAGACCCGCGACGGTCCCGCCCGAGCCGACGGCGGTGACGATGTGACGGGGCGCCGGCAGCCTGCCGGCCACCACCTGTTCCCCGAGTTCCAGTCCGGCCTCGACGTAGCCGAGCACGCCGATGGGCGCGGAGCCGCCCGGCGGGAGGTAGTACGGCAGGCGCCCGCCGCGCGTGTGGCGCAGGAACAGCCACGGCGCACCGGCCATCGTCAGCAGTTTGCTGCGGGTGTGGTGCACGGTGGCGCCGGACTCCCGCAGCCTGCGCTGTTGCTCGCGCACATGCTCGTCCTCGGGCTGGTCGACGAGGGCGAGGACGGTGTCGATGCCGAGTTCGCGCGCGTACAACGCCGCCGCCAGCCCCCAGTTCGTGCCGGTCGCGCCGACGGTCAGGACGGTGTGCGCCTTGCGCCGCTGCATCTCGGGCAGGAGCCATTCCAGCTTGCGTACCTTGTTGCCGCCCCAGCCGCCGGTCCCGTAGCCGCTCTCGTCCTTGCACCACAGGTCGTCCCGGGTGGTTCCGGTGAGCCGCCGTACCGGTGTCGGGCCGTCCCCGAGACGGCGGAACGGCAGCGTCCGCTCGAGCGCGGGAAAGCGCCTCTGCAGAATCGGCTTGGTCATGGTCTCTCCCTGCGCGGCGATGGGTCCGGGTCCGGGTGGCACGTCGGGGCGGGCCTTGGGATCATGTCATCCGGAGGCTGCCATGACTCCTGATGTGCACGAGTCCCCGGATGTGCACGAGTCCCCGCCGGACAGTCCCGGGAAGCGCCGACGGTCGCCGCGCCTCACGCTCCCCGGCTGCTGGGGCGCGCTCCTCTTCACCTGCCTCTCCTTCACTCCGTCGCTGCTGCCGCGCGGCGGGATCCTCCAGGGGCTGATCGCCGGCATCAGCGCCGCCATCGGGTACGGGCTCGGCGTGATCGCGGCCTATGTGTGGCGCGCGTTCGCCGACCGGGAGGCACGAAGCCCGTCGAGCAGGTCGTGGCAGATCCTTTGCGGCTCCGCGCTCGTGCTGTTCGGCCTCGCGTTCGGCTTCGGCCAGTACTGGCAGCACGAGATCCGCCGACTCATGGGGGTCTCCGACTACAACGTCCTCGCCACCATCGCCTGCCCGTTCGTGGCCGCGCTCGTCTTCCTTCTGCTGTTGTACGCCGGCCGGGGGCTCCGGCGTCTGTACCGATGGGTGGCCGGGCTTCTCGGCCGGTGGGTCGGCCCGCGCGCGGCGCAGGTGGTCGGCTGGCTCGTGGTGGCGGCGCTGGCCTGGTCCGTCTTCAGCGGGGTGCTGCTGAGCGGCTTCGTGAACGCGGCCAACGAGGCGTTCTCGCTGCGCGACGACGAGACGCCCGAGGGCGTGCACCAGCCCACCTCGGCGCTGCGCTCCGGCGGACCCGGTTCGCTGGTGCCGTGGGGCTCGCTCGGCCGGGAGGGCCGGGCGTTCACCGGCAGCGGTCCGACGGCGGGGGACATCGGCTCGTTCACCCACCGCCGGGCGCTGGAACCCGTCCGGGCCTACGCGGGGCTGGAGACCGCGGACGACACCGAGTCCCGCGCGAAGCGGGCCGTCGCGGACCTCGAACGGGCGGGCGGCTTCCAGCGCGCGAACCTGCTCGTGTTGACCACCACGGGAAGCGGCTGGGTCGACCCCGCCGCCGTGGACTCGTTCGAGTACCTCGGCGACGGCGATTCGGCCACGGTGGCGATGCAGTACTCGTACCTGCCGTCCTGGCTCTCCTATCTCGTGGACCAGTCCAAGGCGCGCGCGGCCGGCCGCGAGCTGTTCGACGCGGTCTACGACGTCTGGTCCAAGCTGCCCCAGGACAAGCGTCCTCGGCTGTTCGTGGCGGGCGAGAGCCTGGGCTCGTTCGGCGGTGAGACGGCCTTCAGCGGCGAGTACGACCTGCGCAACCGCACCGCCGGCACCCTGTTCGCCGGTCCGCCGAACTTCAACGCCCTGTTCCGCGAGTTCAGCGACCACCGCGACAAGGGAAGCCCGGAGATCGAGCCGGTCTACCGGGACGGACGTACCGTACGGTTCACCGAGGACCCGACCACCGGGATTCCCCCGACGGACGAGCCGTGGAACGACACACGGGTGCTGTACCTCATGCACGCGTCCGACCCGATCGTCTGGTGGAGCCCGGATCTGGCCCTCTCCGAACCTGACTGGATCGGTCAGGCGCCCGGACCGGACGTCCTCGAGTCGATGGTCTGGATCCCGTTCGTGACCTTCTGGCAGGTCACCGCCGACCTGCCGTTCTCCACGGGCGTCCCGGACGGCCACGGCCACACGTACAAGGCCGCGTACGTGGACGGCTGGAACACCGTGATGCGTCCTACGGGGTTCACTCCGCAGGATCTCGACCGGCTGAAGGACGTCATCCACCCGGAGGGCTGACGCGGGCCGCCGGCCGGGGACGCGCGTCCGCGCGTGGTCAGTCGAGCAGGAACCCCACCACGTAGCCGAAGGCGTTGACCGCCCAGTGCAGGCTCATCGGCGCCAGCAGGCTGTCGCTGCGGCGGCGCAGTTCGCAGAGCAGGACGCCCGCTGCCGCCGTGAACAGGACGGCGCCCGCGACCGCGAGGGCCGAGCCGAACCCGGAGTCCCCGAAGGTCGTGGTCAGGGCCGGTTTCGCGGAGGCCAGGTGCAGGGACGGCAGCACGTGCCACAGGCCGAACAGCAGACTCGACACGGTCGTCGCCCATACCGTCCCTCTGGCCCGGCGGACCAGGCCGTAGAGCACGCCACGGAAGGCGACCTCCTCCACCAGGACGGTGCCGACGGGGACGAGCACGAGCACGCGCACCGCCAGCTCGCCCCCCGTCATCCCGTCGTACCGGCGGTCCTCGAAGAGCGAGCGGGTCTCCGGGAGCAGCGCTCCGGCGGCGTAGACGACGGCGACGAGCCCCATCAGGGCCAGCCCCCACCGGGCACCGCGGGCCAGGGTCCCGGGTGCCAGCCCGGCGTCCGCCAGGGTGCCGCCCGCCCAGCGGAGCACGGCGAGCAGCAGGGCGCTGACGGCGACGGCCGTCAGCAGGCGGAGCGCGCCCGTCCAGCGGTCCAGCAGCAGGTTGGACGCGACGAGGACGGCGACCGTGAGGCCGACGGCCGGCCAGGTGCCGATCGGCCCGCGCCACCGGCTCCCCGGCGGCGCGTCCGACCGTACGGCCCGTCCGTCCATCGATCCACGCTATCGGTCACCCGCCCCGGCCGCCCGGCAGGCGCCCGCCCGGGTCAGGCCAGCACCCGCAGGGCGGACGGCTGCACCCGGAGGGTCACCGGCAGGGTCGCGTCGACCTCGCCGTCGGCGCCGTACGGCAGGGGCCGGTCCGCCTCGATGCGGATCTCCTTGCCGCGCAGGATCTCGATCTGAGGACGCTTGACGTGCTCACCCGTCTTCAGCTCGTTCATCATGGCGAAGAAGAGACGCTTCGGCGCCTTCTGGATCACGACGACGTCCAGCAGCCCGTCGTCGACGCTCGCCCCCGGGGCGATGTTCCGCCCGAACCCGTAGAAGCCGGAGTTCGCCGCGACCACGGTGTAGCCGCTGCGCTCGTGCAGCACTCCGTCGATCGTGATCCGGTACGCGGCGGGCTTCCAGGCGAGGACCGCCCGGAGACCGCCGGCGTAGTAGGACGCCGCGCCCCGCAGGAACCGGGAGGCGTTGGCGTGGTGGTTGGCCACCGCGTCGACGCCCGCGTACACGCTGCCCAGGACGCTGATCCGCGGGTGCTTGGCGGACTCCACCTCGATGGTGTCGACCCTCCGCGGCTCGCCTTCGAGCAGTGTCTCGGCGAGCCGCGCGGCGTCGGTGGGCAGCCCCAGGGCACGGGCGAAGTCGTTGCCGCGGCCCGCGGGGACCAGGCCGAAGACCGTGTCCGTGCCGCTGAGCGCGCCACCGACGCAGCCGGCCATGCCGTCCCCGCCGACGGCGAGCACGACGTGTCCCTTCGCACCGGCCTCCCGGGCGAGTTCCTGGGCGTGTTCCAGGCTGCGGCTGTAGACGGTGTCGAGCTGGGCGCCCGCCTCCCGCAACAGCCGGGCCAGCGGGAGCAGGCCCGCCGTGCCACTGGAACCCCCTGCGGTGGGGTTGACGACGGCGGTGAACTGTCGCATGGATCTGGCCTCCGGGCGGCAGAAGAAGGGGTTCAGCGGACGGGGATGAGAACTCCGGGGCTCAGCACGCCGGACGGGTCGACCTCGGCCTTGACGGCCTGCAGCATACGGATGCCGAGGGGGCCGATCTCGCGGACGTACCAGTCCCGGTGGTCGGTGCCGACACCGTGGTGGTGGCTGATGGTGCCGCCGGCCGCCAGGATCGCGTCGTTGGCCGCCCGCTTCACCGGCGCCCAGTGCGCGACGGCGTCCTCGCCCTGCGCGGAGACGACGGTGAAGTACAGCGAGGCGCCGTTCTCGTACGTGTGCGAGATGTGGCACATGACGAGCGGCGGGGTGCCGGCTTCGGTGAGGGTGTTCGTGAGCGCGTCACGGACCGCCGTGTACAGGCCGGGGATCGCGGACCAGAAGGCGGCCGTCTCCAGCGTCTCGGCGAACGCGCCGGCGTCGAGGAGCGCGTCGCGCAGGTAGGGCGCGTTGTAGCGGCCGTGCTCCCACTTGTCGCCGGGCTCCTCGCCGATGAACTCGCCGTCGCAGGCGAGGAGGACCTCGCGGGCGGCGGCGCGGCGGGCGGCCGTCTCGGCCTCGGTGCCCTCGAAACCGACGATGGCCATGCAGCCGGGGTTCGTCGGGACTTCCGCGTTGCCGATGGCGTCCGGCTGCGCCAGTCCGATGAAGGTCTCGGACTCGTCCGACAGGCGCAGCACCGTGGGCCGCGGGCCGTCCTGGGCGAGTCGGCGCAGCGCCGCGGTGCCGGCCTCGAAGGAGGCGAAGCGCCAGCCCTCGTAGATCCGCTTCTGCGGCAGCGGGCGGATCCGCACGGTCACCGCCGTGATCACGCCGAGGGCGCCCTCGGAGCCGAGGATCAGCTGGCGCAGGTCGGGGCCGGCCGCCGAGCGCGGGGCCCGGCCGGTCTCCAGGGTGCCCTCGGGGGTGGCGACCGTCAGGCCGAGGACCATCTCGTCGAAGCGGCCGTAGCCGGCCGACGCCTGGCCGCTGGAGCGGGCCGCGGCGAAGCCGCCGACGGTCGCCCACTCGAAGGACTGCGGGAAGTGGCCGAGCGTCCAGCCTTGCTCGTTGAGCAGCGCCTCGCACTGCGGGCCGCGCAGGCCGGGCTGCAGCGTCGCGGTGCGCGACACCTCGTCGACGGCGAGCAGCTGGTCGAGCCGCCGCAGGTCGAGGGCGACGAACGGCCGCTTCGTGTCGGGCGCGAGACCGCCGACGACGGAGGTGCCGCCGCCGAACGGAACGGCGGAGAGGCCGTGGGCGGCGCAGGCGCCCAGCACGGCGAGGACCTCGTCGTGGCCGGCCGGGAGCACCACGGCGGCCGGGATGTCCTCGACCTCACCGGCGCGGATGCGCAGCAGGTCGGGGGTCGACTTGCCCCGGGTGTGCCGGACGCGGCTCTCGGCGTCCTCCCGCAGGCCGTCCTCGGCGGCGACGGCCGCGCGCAGCGCGGTGCGCGCCTCCTCGGTCAGGGCCGGGGCGGGCGTCTCGATGTCCGCGAGGGCGGCCGGGCCGCTCTCGCGCGGGGTGACGCCGAGCAGGTCCCGCAGCAGGCCGGTCACCGATTCGGGCAGCGGTGCCGCCTTGGCCGGGTCGCCCCAGCCACTCCACAACATGTCCACTTCGAGAGGTTCCTCACGGTCTGTTTCACGGATGGCTCTGCCGCTCGACCCGCACTGGCATTACACTGTGACAGATGACGCCCATTCGTCACAACCACTCGGACGCAGATCCCGTGCTCGACGCCGCACGCGACTGCGTGCTCGCCGTCGGCGTACGGCGGACCACCCTCACGGACGTCGCCCGGCGCGCGGGCGTGTCCCGGATGACGCTGTACCGGCGCTGGCCGGACGTGAGCAGCCTCGTCGGCGACCTGATGACCCGTGAGTGGATCGCCGTCGCCACCGACGCCATGCCGGCCGGCGGCGACGGCACACCCCTACGGACGCGGATCGTCGAGGGGCTCGTCGCGGGCGCCGCGGCGTTCCGGGCCCACCCGCTGTTCCGCAAGATCCTCGACGTCGACCCCGAGCTCCTGCTCCCGTACGTCCTCGACCGCCGCGGCGCCAGTCAGGACGCCTTCCTCGGGCTCCTCGTCACGGCGCTCGACGCGGGCCACGAGGACGGCTCCGTACGCCCCGCCCGCACGGACCTGCAGGCCCGGTCCCTGCTCCTCGTCGTCCAGTCCTTCACGCTCTCGCTGCGCACGATGACCGACGAGACCGATCCCGAACTGAGCGAAGCCGCCTTCCTCGACGAGCTGCGCATCCTGCTGGAGAGGACCCTCACCCCATGAACCCCACGAGCAGCCCCGCCCTGCCCGGCTCCTCCCTCGACGCCGAGCGGCGCCGCCGCGAACTGGCCGAACTCGCCGACGGCGACGTCGTCGACGTGCTCGTCGTCGGCCTCGGCGCCACAGGCGCCGGCGCCGCGCTGGACGCGGCCACCCG
This sequence is a window from Streptomyces sp. HUAS YS2. Protein-coding genes within it:
- a CDS encoding 4-hydroxybenzoate 3-monooxygenase encodes the protein MTESQYARVAHELADVVILGAGPAGLVLGNLLLRDGVDCVVLERAGRDHIQNRPRAGFLAPNTARILERNGLDGGLRRRGQEHGVCEFRTEDGRFRLDYRQLGRGEPHTVYPQHELVTDLLAQFLDAGGRIRFDTEAVAVSDADGPTPSVTVRDVDGRPARWRARYVAACDGRHGAGRRSLPPGAVRHHHRDHGVSWLGLLAEAPPSIDAVGYAIHPGGFAGHMARSAEITRYYLQCRRGTRPDTWSEDRLWDELDLRMRAAEYGPLLRGPLVQRAVVDLESDVLEPLRHGSLFLVGDAAALISPSAAKGANLAVLEAEILGQALIDALVHGDTEPLARYSERCLTHIWRAQEFSHWMIRLLHGASDAEGASLFRDRLRHSRIASLRTSRTQQDWFAENYVGI
- a CDS encoding tetratricopeptide repeat protein, yielding MTTDRYGHAVHNGTSEAAAHLDRAVESLLFFRPEVADAVEDLLKVAPASPLAQAFAVYLGVLGTEPGDAAAARRRFDAFAADVDPTGLPMRELLHMAAAEALLAGDLRRGSALLEEVVVAHPRDALALFVGHQLDFLTGDALRLRDRIGGVLSAWEADDPHRGPLLGMYAFGLEESGHYVHARETGSAAIEQNPHDVWAIHAVVHTYEMQGRFTEGIAFLDARTEHWSSGNFLTVHNWWHYALYALEAGATDTALGIYDAALHNEESRGLAMELLDAAAMLWRFHLAGIDQSARWEALADAWSGRADPPHYVFNDVHAVMSYVGAGRVAEAERLIADRRRWLVEAGTTAVTNHAMTAHVGLPVCEALVAYGRGDHAAVVELLWPVRRRLHEFGGSHAQRDAVQKTLLESSLKSGRHDMARTLISERTALRPDSPYNWLSRARLADSLGDAAQAAVARDRASTLGRTGDLTSVRV
- a CDS encoding 1-aminocyclopropane-1-carboxylate deaminase/D-cysteine desulfhydrase, with amino-acid sequence MTKPILQRRFPALERTLPFRRLGDGPTPVRRLTGTTRDDLWCKDESGYGTGGWGGNKVRKLEWLLPEMQRRKAHTVLTVGATGTNWGLAAALYARELGIDTVLALVDQPEDEHVREQQRRLRESGATVHHTRSKLLTMAGAPWLFLRHTRGGRLPYYLPPGGSAPIGVLGYVEAGLELGEQVVAGRLPAPRHIVTAVGSGGTVAGLALGCALAGLRARVIGVVVNDTLPLATRDLTRLADRAAAVLRKRGAAFDTPQLRLTATRDYLGGGYGHPTAQAADAADTAEAAGLRLDPVYSAKAFAAALTADLEGPVLFLNTYGPRK
- a CDS encoding alpha/beta hydrolase gives rise to the protein MTPDVHESPDVHESPPDSPGKRRRSPRLTLPGCWGALLFTCLSFTPSLLPRGGILQGLIAGISAAIGYGLGVIAAYVWRAFADREARSPSSRSWQILCGSALVLFGLAFGFGQYWQHEIRRLMGVSDYNVLATIACPFVAALVFLLLLYAGRGLRRLYRWVAGLLGRWVGPRAAQVVGWLVVAALAWSVFSGVLLSGFVNAANEAFSLRDDETPEGVHQPTSALRSGGPGSLVPWGSLGREGRAFTGSGPTAGDIGSFTHRRALEPVRAYAGLETADDTESRAKRAVADLERAGGFQRANLLVLTTTGSGWVDPAAVDSFEYLGDGDSATVAMQYSYLPSWLSYLVDQSKARAAGRELFDAVYDVWSKLPQDKRPRLFVAGESLGSFGGETAFSGEYDLRNRTAGTLFAGPPNFNALFREFSDHRDKGSPEIEPVYRDGRTVRFTEDPTTGIPPTDEPWNDTRVLYLMHASDPIVWWSPDLALSEPDWIGQAPGPDVLESMVWIPFVTFWQVTADLPFSTGVPDGHGHTYKAAYVDGWNTVMRPTGFTPQDLDRLKDVIHPEG
- a CDS encoding type II CAAX endopeptidase family protein — translated: MDGRAVRSDAPPGSRWRGPIGTWPAVGLTVAVLVASNLLLDRWTGALRLLTAVAVSALLLAVLRWAGGTLADAGLAPGTLARGARWGLALMGLVAVVYAAGALLPETRSLFEDRRYDGMTGGELAVRVLVLVPVGTVLVEEVAFRGVLYGLVRRARGTVWATTVSSLLFGLWHVLPSLHLASAKPALTTTFGDSGFGSALAVAGAVLFTAAAGVLLCELRRRSDSLLAPMSLHWAVNAFGYVVGFLLD
- a CDS encoding diacylglycerol/lipid kinase family protein; the protein is MRQFTAVVNPTAGGSSGTAGLLPLARLLREAGAQLDTVYSRSLEHAQELAREAGAKGHVVLAVGGDGMAGCVGGALSGTDTVFGLVPAGRGNDFARALGLPTDAARLAETLLEGEPRRVDTIEVESAKHPRISVLGSVYAGVDAVANHHANASRFLRGAASYYAGGLRAVLAWKPAAYRITIDGVLHERSGYTVVAANSGFYGFGRNIAPGASVDDGLLDVVVIQKAPKRLFFAMMNELKTGEHVKRPQIEILRGKEIRIEADRPLPYGADGEVDATLPVTLRVQPSALRVLA
- a CDS encoding FAD-binding oxidoreductase; protein product: MDMLWSGWGDPAKAAPLPESVTGLLRDLLGVTPRESGPAALADIETPAPALTEEARTALRAAVAAEDGLREDAESRVRHTRGKSTPDLLRIRAGEVEDIPAAVVLPAGHDEVLAVLGACAAHGLSAVPFGGGTSVVGGLAPDTKRPFVALDLRRLDQLLAVDEVSRTATLQPGLRGPQCEALLNEQGWTLGHFPQSFEWATVGGFAAARSSGQASAGYGRFDEMVLGLTVATPEGTLETGRAPRSAAGPDLRQLILGSEGALGVITAVTVRIRPLPQKRIYEGWRFASFEAGTAALRRLAQDGPRPTVLRLSDESETFIGLAQPDAIGNAEVPTNPGCMAIVGFEGTEAETAARRAAAREVLLACDGEFIGEEPGDKWEHGRYNAPYLRDALLDAGAFAETLETAAFWSAIPGLYTAVRDALTNTLTEAGTPPLVMCHISHTYENGASLYFTVVSAQGEDAVAHWAPVKRAANDAILAAGGTISHHHGVGTDHRDWYVREIGPLGIRMLQAVKAEVDPSGVLSPGVLIPVR
- a CDS encoding TetR/AcrR family transcriptional regulator, which produces MTPIRHNHSDADPVLDAARDCVLAVGVRRTTLTDVARRAGVSRMTLYRRWPDVSSLVGDLMTREWIAVATDAMPAGGDGTPLRTRIVEGLVAGAAAFRAHPLFRKILDVDPELLLPYVLDRRGASQDAFLGLLVTALDAGHEDGSVRPARTDLQARSLLLVVQSFTLSLRTMTDETDPELSEAAFLDELRILLERTLTP